GCCTTGAGTGCATCCCAGACGTTGCAATTGAAGTCGTCGTACCCTGCGAGGAGGAGGCGGCCACTCTTGGAGAAGGAGACGGAGGTGATGCCACAAATGATGTTGTCGTGGGAGTAAGTCATCAGCTCCTGGTCAGCGCGGAGGTCAAACAGCCTGCAGGTGGCGTCATCCGAGCCAGTGGCAAATGCATTGCCATTGGGAAAGAACTGGAAAGGAGGCAGGCACAGGAGTGGGCCAGCGGCCAACGAAACTAGGACTGCAGACCCACTGCAGGCAAGCACTGGCTGGAGACGAGCCAGGCTACGACCCCTAGTCCAGCCACGGGGAGGGGCCCCAGTCACAGGCTGCCACCACTGGCTAGGGGTCAAGAAAAAGGAATTTTCCAGCCTTGTGGGGCTTGGGGGAGAGGAGGTATGCTCAAAGTCAAACCACAGAGAACAGCAACAACCCCAGAAAGGAAGGGGACTGCTAGGATGCGGTTATGAAAGGCAGGGGCTGGTGGGACTTGGCAGAATGCAGGTTCTGGGCTGCTGATGAGACCCCTTTTTGAGGGCGGGGCTGGCAACCCTGCAACCATGCTGCCCAACTCACACAGATGGCGTTGATGTCCGACTCGTGACCGGTGAAGGTTTGCCGGCACATGCCTTCCCGCACATCCCAGAGTTTGGCCGAAGCGTCACAGGCCCCCGAGACAAAGAGTCTGGTGTCAGGAGCAAGGGACAGGCTCATGACGTCCCCGGTGTGGCCAGTGAAAGTGGTCGTCTGCTGGCCTGTCTCGATGTCCCACAAAGCACTGCAGTGGGGGCACAGGACAGGCCCAGTGAGGGGACACAGCATCTAAAGCCACAGGGATCCTCGATGTGTCCTTACAGGACACGGATGGCAACATCAGGGCCTCTGGTCTCAGGGGTGGGTAAAGACACACTACTAAATGGTAGAGTTTCAGGGGcctggcagggcccagagagCAACGTCTAGGATGGCCTTTCAATGCTCAGAGTTGGGCCCAATCTGGGGCTCCATCCAGGGGCTCCAGAAAAAATGCCAGTAGAGTGGAGACTCGGGCAGAAACCAGCTCAGAAGTGGCCACAAATCTAAGTTCAGCTTGGTCAGAGCATAAAAGTGCACACTGGAAGGGTGCCTGAGCACCCTGAGGCTGACTGAAGAGGTGGGACCCTCCCCCCAGTACTCACAGAGGCAACAGTGCCCGCCAGTGTTCGGCTTTAAGTCACCCAGTTCTGTCTCGAGAACAAGAAACCACATGTGGGCTGGAGACAGGACATTGGggagacatttgctttgcatgcaatgcagctggcctgggcttgatccccagcatcctatggctgtatctgagtatcaccagaaatgatccctgagagcagagccacatGTGTAACCCCTTgcgcagcaccaggtgtggccccatgaAACAAAATGAGATGGGAACCCACAAGGACCTCTAAGCTCGCCGAACGCACCACTGATCACCGTCAATCAGGAGCTTTGGAAAGTGTATGGAGCTGCCTCAGATTTGTGACCTGGCGTCTACGGTGAGGCCAATGGGAGGATAACTCGGCCTGTCTAGCACAGAGCTTCCCTCACAACATTCTAGACCGACTGGCAGATCAATGTGGGGAGGCCCATTTCCTGGGCTATGGACAGGGGCCAAGAAGCCAGACAATGATGGCAGGTACAGGCCTGGAGTCCATCCCGGGGCGCAGGAACTCACCAGGTGGTGTCTCCGGAGCTGGTGACGATCTGATTGTCATCCAGGAAGCGGCAGCAGGATAAGTAACCTGGCAAGGACAAAGCCCCTCCATGAGCCACCTCCTCTGTGGCATGACTATGAAGACTACATGGAGGCTACGGGCACACCTACAGGGTCTGCTGCAGTGACCCATATCAATCAATGATGGCATCTGATGATGGCCCACATGAATGTGCATGCATGTGCAGCAAGGTGGACATGGAGAAGGGGTGCTCGCCTGGGCATATTAAATTCTAATACCCAACCCTGACACACGGGGCATCTCGGagtcccccaaggctgcctgCAGCCAGCACAAACTACCCAATGGCCTGTTCAGGATGCCAGGACAGAAGGCCATCCCCAGTCGGCACATCCACATGGGCAGAAACTGGGCGGAGGGGTGGTCCGAAAAGGTTCTACAGAAAACGTCTCACAGAGGTGACATGAATGCTCAGCTCAGCTAGGAAAACCCAGAGGGTGGACAATGAGCAACAGGACTCACTCAAGCTTCTAAAGACAATGTGAGGTCGGGATCTGAGTCCCACCTGGATGCACAGGTAATGCAAGGCCAACTGACTGGATATTGAAAAGCCGGTGATGGATGGGTCTGAAGGGAGccacaagacattttttttttctttttttttttttttttttttttgtggtttttgggtcacacccggcagtgctcaagggttactcctggctccatgctcagaaattgctcctggcaggcacgggggaccatatgggacgctgggattcgaaccgatgacctcttgcatgaaaggcaaatgccttacctccatgctatctctccagccccacttttttttttttttttttttttttttttttttttttttttttcaatccctacgaccacatatggtaccccaagaacCATcttgggcacagagtcaggagtaagcccagagcattacTGAGGTGTGTGCcccatacaaaacaaaaatctttttttttttttttttttttggtggtttttgggtcacacccggcagtgctcaggggttattcctggctccaggctcagaaattgctcctggcaggcacaggggaccatatggggtgctgggattcgaaccgatgacctcctgcatgaaaggcaaacgccttacctccatgctatctctccggccccacaaaacaaaaatcttaatgaTATAAGGGGAAACTATTTCTCAAACATTCCTCCTAACActgatgttattttttgttttgacaaATTAATTTTCTATCTTTAAGCAGGTGCATCACCTAGAATGCTCAAGCCAGAATATGATGCTGCAAATCCAACTCAGGTCTTTCCAAGTGCCAGCTATGtgggaactcaggttggctgcatgcaaggcaagcacctacctgccgtactattgctccaagagccaaaaataattttttacccaAAAATTTAAgctgcagggccggagagatagcatagcagtagggcatttgctttgaagaaGATtcgattctctgcatcccatatccccagagcctgccaggagtgatttctgagcgtagagccaggagtaacccctgagcactgccaacagtaGCCCAAAaggcaaaccaaaccaaaccaaaacaaaacaaaaatctgagcTGCAAAGAGAGCATAAAGATTAATGTGCTCCCTCTGCATGTGCCTAACGGTAGCTTAATCCAGAACACtgccatggtcccccaagcacaaacaataagccctgaatattaaGCAGGAGCAGCCTTCAGCACCACAGGAGAGGACAGCCAAGGCCTGTCCACACCCACTGCTTACTGTGACAGGGAAAGAGCTACCTAGTCTCCCAGCCCCTGGGGAGTGACCACTCCACAGAAATCACTGCTCAACCAATGAAAAAAATTGGACATGATTGACAAGAGGATGGATATGGCCCCAGAACAACGTAAACCACGCTGGACATAGACAGGGGGTAAGACACCAGCCTCACATGTGGCTGGGCCACACTCTACCCACAAATGGGCTCTTGAGCACCACCTGCAGTGATACCAAAGTGCAGAGCCGGGAAACAGCCCTGCTGGGGATGAtaccaaaagaaacaacataaacaAGCAAAATCTTCACCAATCTAAAAGCTAAAGTCAAGCTTATGAGGCAAATTTATGGGTTACCTGATGCTTAGACCTGAAATAGAAGACTAAAATTCCAAGttacatcattaaaaaaaaaataggtttggggggccgggcggtggcgctaaaggtaaggtgcctgccttgcctgcgctagccttggacggacgtcggttcgatcccccggtgccccatatggtcccccaagccaggagcaacttctgagcacatagccaggagtaacccctgagcgttaccgggtgtggcccaaaaaccaaaaaaaaaaaaaaaaaaaaaggtttggggccagagacaggatgaagataaagcatttgccttgcatgcagaaggacagtggttcaaatcccggcgtcccatatggtccctggagcctgccaggagcgatttcttttcttttttttttttctttttttttttttttagtttttgggtcacacccggcagtgctcaggggttactcctggctgtctgctcagaaatagctcctggcaggcacgggggaccatatgggacaccaggattcgaaccaaccacctttggtcctggatcggccgcttgcaaggcaaacgccgctgtgctatctctccgggccttcgatttctgaacgtagagccaggagtaactcttgagcgttgacaggtgtgacccaaaacccaaaaaccaaaaccaaaacaaacaaacaaacaaaaaagaactaggtTTGGATTAAGAAGGTATTTGTCCTCATGGGCTATAGGTAGTGATCCTGGTTTGAACCCCACCATCTCACAGGGGCCACacagttaggggttactcctgaacacagaggcagaagtacTCCAAAGCAGGGTGGTGgcaggccccaaaccaaaccaaagtcagAGGGTGAAAAGCCAGAAAATTCAGAAAcaccggaaggaaggaaggagccagGCCGGCGTGGATGCAAAGAACCCTCAAGGAACACTGCTCGGAGGAAGTGTGGTGACTGCACTCCAGCTCAAGGCTCAGCTGGCACCTGGTGGCAGGAGTCGAAGTGAGGCTTGCTATGTTTCTAGCAATGAGATCAGCAAGAGTGGGGAATTGGGCTGAGTCCCTGAGTGGGCCTACTCCATCAGAACCCATCCGGAGGGGAACAACTGAGTAGAGCTGTTCAAGGCGGTGATTGTGGGGCCGAAGGTTTAATCCTCGTCTCTGACAGTCTCACTGAACAGGCCTTTAAGGCCTTGCCTGGACTACTAATGCTTACAGAAACTGGCCATTGCTGCCCCGATCTCATTAACAGAGATGACTGAGAAGGAAATGACCCTTGTGTCAAGCCACATGGCCACCATGCCAATGACCCAGCTTCACTGCTTTACCACAGAGATGCCTAACCGAGcaaaactctaggtatgccaGGATCTGGGCGAGAAGCCCTGCACCCAGACATCCCACAGTGACTGCCCTATCAGCCACAGAACCTGAAATTCCTGGAGTGTGTGGCCACATGTGACCATATGACACCTTCAAATGGTTAAATTGACACCTCAGGAGGAATGCATCTAGTAAGATGTCAAAGGCTGACAAACACAACAGTAacaatgatcaactagcaacaaacttAGTAAACCTCCAgagaatgacttaatgaccccggTGTGGGATATCATCATTTCCACAAATTCTTTTGTGCTAAagtttgttcttcttttcttgtGTGATAATACCATGACCACTTAGTTGTACCTATGCTATATAAAGTAAGATATTTTGTACCTGCCAAGGGGAAGACTTGGGGGTGGTTAGAATCTGGGGACAATGCTGTGTAGGGTATTTTACAATgatgggactggtgttggaacactgcatACCAGAAACAGATGTTTTCTGAGTAACTATGTAAaccaaaatagtaaaataattaaaaaaaaaaaattacctgtgTGTCCGGCCAGCTCACGACTCACACGTACATTCCCTTCACGAGTCTTCAGGTTGTAAATGGAGCAAATGTTGTCCAGACCACCACAGGCCACATAGTTCCCAGAAGGTGCATATGCACAGGTCATGACCCACGAGGAGCGCAGGGGGATGGCATGGACCTGGATAGAACACAGGCGATGAAAACTTGCACAGTTGCCAACGATCACAGCCAGGGCTTCTACTTCCAGCCTCCAGCCCTGGCTACAAAGGTACAGAAGATGAAAATCACGGCCAGAATTATCTTAGCATCACTTCCTTTTTCTTCAGTactgggagttgaacccagggcctGTACCGCGCAAGATAAGAGATATGCTGAACCACATCTCTGACCCTCAGAATGACTGTGTGAAATCTCTGTGTGGCCACTTGTGTGAAGCAATCAATTAAAAACAGGGTTGCACACCGATGTAACATGGTTTCTTTAAAGTAACAAGTTACAATTAGGTAGACACCCAAGCAAAACTTCCTCACCCAAAGAGAAATCTTCATCACCTGATTGTGATGGCCAGAAATGGTGTGAATTCATTCACAAAACAAACCTTCCTTTTCACTGATGGTGCTGAATCTGTTGCAGGTGATAACTGTGGTTTCTGCTTTCTGCACAATCAGCAATTTCCTGTCAGGTGCCCTGCCACAGAGTTGGCACGAGGCCTGAGCTACATAGTTTGGGCAGCTGCGTCTCGAAGCTTTCTACACACTGAGCTGCGTGTCTCCATCTCAACCTCTCACACAGCAGGATTTGCTCTTTGAAGGAGCCACTCCAACAGCCGATGCCCATTCCCCCCAGGGGCCAAGCCTGGTGGCCATGTCGCAGCACGGATCTCTCAGTAAGGAGGCCTCAACAGGCTCAGTGGTTCCCTGCCCTGGCCTGCATCCTCACCCTGGTCTTGAAGTTTGTGGTGAAGTGCCAGCAGCCTGAGGAGGAGGTATTCAGTGCCAGGTACCAAACAAGCT
This window of the Suncus etruscus isolate mSunEtr1 chromosome 6, mSunEtr1.pri.cur, whole genome shotgun sequence genome carries:
- the GNB1 gene encoding guanine nucleotide-binding protein G(I)/G(S)/G(T) subunit beta-1, which translates into the protein MSELDQLRQEAEQLKNQIRDARKACADATLSQITNNIDPVGRIQMRTRRTLRGHLAKIYAMHWGTDSRLLVSASQDGKLIIWDSYTTNKVHAIPLRSSWVMTCAYAPSGNYVACGGLDNICSIYNLKTREGNVRVSRELAGHTGYLSCCRFLDDNQIVTSSGDTTCALWDIETGQQTTTFTGHTGDVMSLSLAPDTRLFVSGACDASAKLWDVREGMCRQTFTGHESDINAICFFPNGNAFATGSDDATCRLFDLRADQELMTYSHDNIICGITSVSFSKSGRLLLAGYDDFNCNVWDALKADRAGVLAGHDNRVSCLGVTDDGMAVATGSWDSFLKIWN